The proteins below are encoded in one region of Paramisgurnus dabryanus chromosome 2, PD_genome_1.1, whole genome shotgun sequence:
- the acana gene encoding aggrecan core protein, producing the protein MATFLLFLSTCFLISSATVHFDDYVYTEPESTMKVSIPLDLPLRPLMGDTVILPCHFQDNTVNDPGAPTIAPLSHRIKWSLVTKDKTTTILVASERTVNLNKQYVDRVTLLGYPVTPTDASIKITELHSSDSGVYRCEVVNGIEDDHDIVHLQVQGIVFHYRAITTRYTLTFEKAKAACIQNSAVIATPEQLQAAYDEGFHQCDAGWLADQTVRYPIHNPREPCYGDKHEFPGVRTYGVRDVNETYDVYCFAQKMTGRVFYASSSIKFTFEEAEAECIKLDARLATTGQLYLAWKSGMDVCNAGWLADRSVRYPINIARPQCGGGLLGVRTVYRFPNQTGYPLPDSRYDAFCYSEKYKESPDFSEMFPESGSGVLTVSTITESPRVFLKPTSTGSEALGDVVTHKPSVTTSVVPPYPNIDETLPLLPPPRPFDLDVFNKTETEAGMSDTGVLFHYRSSSTRYAFNFLEAQLACESIGAVIATPQQLQSAYEAGFHQCDAGWLMDQTVRYPIVSPRERCSGDLEHFPGVRSYGVRPADERYDVYCYVDKQRGKIFHASSFDGFTYDEAVTYCQGQNASLASTGDLYAAWKQGFDLCRKGWLLDRSVRYAINKPQPNCGGGKVGVFTVYMFPNQTGFPDLSTKLDAYCLKVEQNLPNTTLTDEEIVSVESFPNLLNPVGTFNTISEGHSGSDIDMSASGSGDQPSGSGDQPSGSGDQPSGSGDQPSGSGDQPSGSGEQPSGSGEQPSGSGEQPSGSGEQPSGSGEQPSGSGEQSSGSGEQSIGSGDKLSGSGEQSSGSWDQLSGSGDQPSGSGSPGSIGDLPGSGFSGDVSGSGLSDDGSTIPVTFSGSGRLLSGDGSASGRPQEAGKGDLLTLTGLSSGLFDVNFSGSGSGSGYSAEESGSTSDFSGSSGEISQSGDISSISSGLGFIEEPSGFIDLSSGTFISGGSSGNSLTDQIDVILLDSQWGKMSTTPSLAEQEFSGSQVDFSGSGHISGSGMSGDFSGMSGSGSGSAFPDLTYLGSEFTDLTEKSYNQEASGVLLFGSGDGSGFTSGSYAIESGERSEESGSSDITMFISGVMTELSNKPFESMEMGSGEVEYSATDRLSSGREDDLTIFASGRDELIPVTVGTLNISVSTSEAPPAELSAEEPLVLYSDTAGLSIPYPEPAGIIGKPDHVTSVTFPSTTEPGISIQTPSVTEEPTVNAAFVNPCDPNPCGAGSCSVHDGVGICHCPPGLHGDECQFEVDVCHSNPCANGATCVEVKDTFKCLCLPSYEGDRCEIDVHSCEEGWVKFQGNCYLHFLERKTWLDAEKHCRNLNAHLVSIITPEEQAFINSYAQDYQWIGLNDRTINHDFHWSDGTPLQYENWRPNQPDNYFNSAEDCVVMTWHENGQWNDVPCNYHLPFTCKTGPVTCDQPPKVENARMFGNKKDRYQVNSIIRYQCGENFTQRHLPVIRCMADGQWEKPQVKCIAKVNTRLQRKSTVHHPHKAYTTTLEKQL; encoded by the exons ATGGCCACGTTCTTGCTCTTTTTGAGTACGTGCTTCTTGATCTCCTCAGCTACGGTGCATTTTGATGATTATGTTTACACTG AGCCTGAAAGCACAATGAAAGTCAGCATACCCCTTGATCTTCCTCTCCGACCTCTGATGGGTGACACAGTAATTCTGCCCTGCCACTTCCAGGACAACACAGTCAATGACCCTGGTGCCCCTACCATTGCCCCTTTGTCTCATCGGATCAAATGGAGTCTGGTCACCAAAGACAAGACCACAACCATTTTAGTTGCATCTGAGCGCACTGTTAATCTAAACAAACAGTATGTGGATAGAGTCACATTATTGGGATACCCTGTAACGCCCACTGATGCCAGCATCAAGATCACAGAGCTCCATTCCAGTGACTCAGGAGTGTATCGCTGTGAGGTTGTGAATGGCATTGAGGACGATCACGATATTGTTCATCTCCAAGTTCAAG GTATTGTTTTTCACTATCGTGCAATCACCACACGATACACTCTGACCTTTGAGAAGGCCAAGGCAGCCTGTATTCAAAACAGCGCCGTGATCGCCACTCCAGAGCAACTACAGGCAGCTTATGATGAGGGCTTCCATCAGTGCGATGCGGGCTGGCTTGCAGATCAGACCGTTAG GTACCCTATTCACAATCCCCGAGAGCCTTGCTACGGAGACAAGCATGAATTTCCAGGAGTGAGGACATATGGAGTGAGAGATGTGAATGAGACATATGACGTGTACTGCTTTGCTCAGAAAATGACAG GAAGAGTTTTTTACGCTAGTTCCTCAATCAAGTTCACGTTTGAAGAGGCTGAAGCTGAATGTATAAAGTTGGATGCCAGGTTAGCTACCACAGGACAGCTTTACCTGGCCTGGAAGAGCGGTATGGATGTTTGTAACGCGGGCTGGTTGGCTGACAGGAGTGTCCGCTACCCCATCAACATCGCTCGACCGCAGTGTGGGGGTGGCCTGCTGGGAGTGCGCACCGTTTATCGGTTTCCAAATCAGACTGGCTACCCCTTACCAGACTCCCGCTATGATGCTTTTTGCTACTCTG AAAAGTACAAGGAGAGTCCAGACTTTTCTGAGATGTTTCCAGAATCAGGCAGTGGAGTACTGACCGTGAGCACAATCACAGAAAGCCCCCGAGTCTTTTTAAAGCCCACCTCTACTGGAAGTGAAGCGCTGGGGGACGTTGTAACGCATAAGCCCTCAGTGACCACCAGTGTTGTTCCACCATACCCTAATATAGATGAAACGTTGCCCCTTTTGCCGCCTCCTAGACCCTTCGATCTTGACGTTTTCAACAAGACTGAAACAGAAGCTGGCATGTCCGACACAG GGGTGCTGTTCCATTACCGATCAAGCTCCACTCGTTATGCTTTTAACTTTTTGGAAGCTCAGCTCGCATGTGAGAGCATCGGTGCAGTCATTGCCACCCCCCAACAGCTTCAGTCTGCCTATGAGGCCGGTTTCCATCAATGTGATGCTGGCTGGCTCATGGATCAGACTGTCAG ATATCCCATTGTGTCCCCACGTGAGAGATGTTCTGGTGACTTGGAGCATTTTCCTGGTGTTAGATCTTACGGAGTGCGTCCTGCTGATGAACGTTATGATGTGTACTGCTATGTGGACAAACAAAGAG GGAAAATTTTTCATGCAAGTTCATTTGATGGATTCACTTACGATGAAGCTGTGACCTACTGCCAGGGTCAGAACGCGTCCCTGGCCTCCACAGGAGACCTGTATGCAGCCTGGAAGCAAGGCTTTGATTTGTGCCGTAAAGGCTGGCTTCTGGACCGCAGCGTACGTTACGCCATCAATAAACCCCAGCCGAATTGTGGTGGAGGAAAGGTCGGAGTTTTTACAGTTTACATGTTTCCCAACCAAACAGGCTTTCCTGACCTGAGCACCAAATTGGATGCCTATTGCCTTAAGG TGGAACAGAATTTGCCAAACACAACATTGACGGATGAAGAAATAGTTAGTGTGGAGTCTTTCCCTAATCTTCTCAATCCTg taggtACCTTTAACACCATCTCTGAGGGACATTCTGGATCTGATATTGATATGTCAGCGAGTGGAAGTGGGGATCAGCCGAGTGGAAGTGGGGATCAGCCGAGTGGAAGTGGGGATCAGCCGAGTGGAAGTGGAGATCAGCCGAGTGGAAGTGGGGATCAGCCGAGTGGAAGTGGGGAACAGCCGAGTGGAAGTGGGGAACAGCCGAGTGGAAGTGGGGAACAGCCGAGTGGAAGTGGGGAACAGCCGAGTGGAAGTGGGGAACAGCCGAGTGGAAGTGGGGAACAGTCGAGTGGAAGTGGAGAACAGTCAATAGGAAGTGGGGATAAGCTGAGTGGAAGTGGGGAACAGTCGAGTGGAAGTTGGGATCAGCTGAGTGGAAGTGGGGATCAGCCGAGTGGAAGTGGATCACCTGGTTCAATTGGGGACCTGCCAGGATCTGGATTCAGTGGGGATGTTTCTGGGTCAGGTCTCAGCGATGATGGCTCAACTATCCCTGTGACCTTCTCAGGAAGTGGTAGATTGTTGTCCGGAGATGGATCAGCTTCAGGGAGACCCCAGGAGGCTGGGAAAGGAGATCTCCTCACCCTCACAGGTCTGAGCTCAGGCCTTTTTGATGTGAACTTCTCTGGATCTGGCAGTGGGTCAGGGTACAGCGCTGAAGAAAGTGGATCTACCTCAGACTTTTCCGGCAGCTCAGGTGAGATCAGTCAAAGTGGAGACATATCCAGCATCTCCTCAGGATTAGGTTTCATTGAGGAGCCCTCAGGATTCATTGATTTGTCATCTGGAACTTTTATCTCTGGAGGATCCAGTGGCAATTCATTAACTGATCAAATTGATGTCATCCTGCTGGATAGTCAGTGGGGCAAAATGTCTACTACTCCATCTTTAGCAGAACAGGAGTTTAGTGGAAGCCAAGTAGATTTCAGTGGATCGGGACATATCTCAGGGTCTGGGATGAGTGGGGATTTCTCTGGAATGAGTGGGTCTGGGAGTGGCTCAGCATTTCCTGATCTGACATATCTTGGCTCGGAATTTACTGATCTCACAGAGAAATCATATAACCAGGAAGCTTCTGGGGTTTTGTTATTTGGATCTGGTGATGGGAGTGGATTTACCTCCGGAAGTTATGCTATCGAATCCGGAGAAAGATCTGAGGAATCAGGCAGTAGTGATATCACCATGTtcatcagtggtgtgatgacagAACTCTCCAACAAGCCTTTTGAAAGCATGGAGATGGGAAGTGGGGAAGTGGAGTATAGCGCGACTGACAGACTGTCATCAGGGAGAGAAGATGACCTAACTATCTTTGCTAGTGGACGAGATGAACTGATCCCAGTCACTGTCGGGACATTAAATATCTCAGTAAGCACAAGTGAGGCTCCTCCTGCTGAACTATCTGCTGAAGAGCCATTAGTCCTGTACAGTGATACCGCAGGACTTTCTATACCATATCCCGAACCAGCAGGGATCATCGGTAAACCTGACCATGTTACTTCTGTAACTTTTCCTTCAACCACAGAGCCTGGCATCTCCATACAGACCCCTTCCGTCACTGAAGAACCTACTGTGAATG CAGCTTTTGTTAACCCATGTGATCCAAACCCATGTGGAGCTGGGTCATGTTCAGTGCATGATGGGGTGGGCATCTGTCATTGCCCACCGGGACTACATGGAGACGAGTGCCAGTTTG AGGTTGATGTTTGTCATTCAAACCCTTGTGCCAATGGAGCTACCTGTGTGGAGGTGAAGGACACTTTCAAATGTTTATGTCTGCCCAGCTACGAAGGAGACCGCTGTGAGATTG ATGTTCACAGCTGCGAAGAAGGCTGGGTTAAGTTTCAGGGCAACTGTTACTTGCACTTTTTGGAGAGAAAGACCTGGCTGGACGCCGAGAAGCATTGTCGGAATCTTAACGCCCACCTTGTAAGCATAATCACTCCAGAGGAACAAGCCTTCATTAACT CATATGCACAAGACTATCAGTGGATTGGATTGAATGATAGAACTATAAATCATGACTTCCACTGGTCAGATGGGACCCCGCTG CAATATGAGAACTGGAGGCCTAACCAGCCTGACAATTATTTCAACTCTGCCGAGGACTGTGTTGTGATGACCTGGCATGAAAATGGCCAATGGAATGATGTGCCATGCAACTACCACCTACCATTTACATGCAAAACAGGTCCAG TAACATGCGATCAACCTCCTAAAGTGGAGAATGCCAGGATGTTTGGAAATAAGAAAGATCGTTATCAAGTAAATTCCATTATTAGGTACCAATGCGGTGAAAACTTTACACAGCGCCACCTGCCTGTGATCCGCTGTATGGCAGATGGACAGTGGGAGAAGCCTCAAGTGAAATGCATAGCCA AAGTCAACACAAGACTGCAAAGGAAATCTACTGTTCATCACCCGCATAAAGCTTATACTACAACATTGGAGAAACAACTCTAA